A stretch of Bradyrhizobium sp. AZCC 2262 DNA encodes these proteins:
- a CDS encoding NAD(P)/FAD-dependent oxidoreductase: MNMSNVRWPNSLWAAVTPSGPDLPELTGTQQADVIVIGGGFTGLSTALHLREAGVDVAIIEAAEPGWGASGRNNGQVIPTLSRPDPEDILAKHGEAGERFVGMLRDSASYLFDVTRRYNIDAEGEQAGWVQPVHSPRRIKIAERRVRQWSKFGAPVELLSREQTRDMLGSDAWFGGFWNRTGGHINPLALARGLARTVLGLGARIYARSPAESFERRNDRWVVKTAKGEISGRALVVATNAYSSEFSKSLAPDIAREVMPVLSWQMATQPLSDNVRKTIIPGRQAMSDTHGELYFARYDARNRLVTGGAVIGPGNKVERIKARVTERLQRLWPQIGEVSFDYVWNGYVGMTTDFLPRIHRLGPNAYGWTGCNGRAVALTIPLGNELAKAVRGVPENELALPFTEPVPIVAHSILRKLAPLMLLVYRRRDAREIV, from the coding sequence ATGAATATGAGTAACGTCCGCTGGCCCAATTCGCTGTGGGCGGCCGTGACCCCATCAGGGCCTGATCTGCCCGAACTGACCGGCACGCAGCAGGCGGACGTGATCGTGATCGGCGGCGGCTTCACCGGCCTTTCCACCGCGCTGCATCTGCGCGAAGCGGGCGTCGATGTCGCGATCATCGAGGCCGCCGAGCCGGGGTGGGGCGCCTCCGGGCGCAACAACGGGCAGGTGATTCCGACGCTGTCGCGGCCCGATCCGGAGGACATTCTTGCGAAGCACGGCGAGGCGGGAGAACGTTTTGTCGGCATGCTGCGCGATAGCGCGTCTTATCTCTTCGACGTGACAAGGCGCTACAACATCGACGCCGAAGGGGAACAGGCCGGATGGGTTCAGCCCGTGCATTCTCCCCGCCGCATCAAGATAGCGGAGCGGCGGGTTCGGCAATGGTCAAAGTTCGGCGCGCCGGTCGAGTTGCTGTCGCGCGAGCAGACGCGGGACATGCTGGGCTCGGATGCATGGTTCGGCGGATTCTGGAACAGGACCGGCGGCCACATCAATCCACTGGCGCTGGCCCGCGGCCTCGCGCGCACCGTGCTCGGTCTCGGCGCGCGCATCTACGCGCGCTCTCCGGCGGAAAGCTTTGAGCGCCGCAACGACCGCTGGGTGGTGAAGACGGCGAAGGGCGAAATCTCCGGCCGCGCGCTGGTGGTGGCGACCAATGCCTATAGCAGCGAATTCTCCAAATCGCTGGCGCCTGATATCGCGCGCGAAGTGATGCCGGTGCTGTCCTGGCAGATGGCGACGCAGCCGCTGTCGGACAACGTCCGCAAGACCATCATCCCGGGACGGCAGGCGATGTCGGACACCCATGGCGAGCTTTATTTCGCGCGCTATGACGCGCGAAATCGTCTCGTCACTGGTGGCGCGGTGATCGGTCCCGGCAACAAGGTGGAGCGGATCAAGGCGCGCGTCACCGAGCGCCTGCAGCGGCTGTGGCCGCAAATCGGCGAGGTCTCGTTCGATTATGTCTGGAACGGTTATGTCGGCATGACCACGGATTTCCTGCCGCGCATCCACAGGCTCGGGCCCAATGCCTATGGCTGGACCGGCTGCAACGGCCGCGCGGTGGCGCTGACGATCCCGCTCGGCAATGAACTCGCCAAGGCCGTTCGCGGCGTGCCGGAAAACGAGCTGGCGCTGCCGTTCACCGAGCCGGTGCCCATTGTCGCCCACAGCATCCTGCGCAAACTGGCCCCGCTGATGCTGCTGGTCTACCGCCGCCGAGATGCGAGAGAGATAGTGTGA
- a CDS encoding VOC family protein, with protein sequence MVLKNVIGIDHAVVMVKDLDKAAENYKRLGFTVSPRGTHSAHMGSGNYTIMFDPDYMELLGVLRPTEHNEPARAFLEKSGEGIERIAFTAVDSARGAEEILARGYVPVGPTDFERPVTMPDGTEAAARFRTFQWPTVEAPGGVRIFACQHKTRETVWIPELMKHANGAKRLKQVLIVAPEPAKEAAHMSKLIDRDVRNDSDGAIAVPSGGDRADFVFLTKDQLGKRYPGVSLAGLPERGGAGLVIVADVAAAEKALGATGVKGASGVVVPPAAGNGTLLAFVKA encoded by the coding sequence GTGGTACTCAAAAACGTCATCGGAATCGATCACGCCGTGGTCATGGTGAAGGATCTCGACAAGGCGGCCGAAAACTACAAGCGGCTGGGCTTCACCGTGTCACCGCGCGGCACCCACAGCGCGCATATGGGATCGGGCAATTACACCATCATGTTCGATCCCGACTATATGGAATTGCTCGGCGTGCTCAGGCCGACGGAGCATAATGAGCCGGCGCGGGCATTCCTTGAAAAAAGCGGTGAAGGTATCGAGCGTATCGCTTTCACCGCCGTGGACTCGGCGCGGGGCGCGGAAGAAATTCTCGCGCGAGGTTATGTCCCCGTTGGCCCCACCGATTTCGAGCGGCCGGTGACGATGCCTGACGGGACCGAAGCCGCAGCCAGGTTCCGGACCTTTCAATGGCCGACGGTGGAAGCGCCGGGCGGCGTGCGCATCTTCGCCTGCCAGCACAAGACGCGCGAGACGGTATGGATTCCCGAACTGATGAAGCATGCCAACGGCGCCAAGCGCCTGAAGCAGGTGCTGATCGTCGCGCCGGAGCCGGCCAAGGAAGCCGCGCATATGTCCAAGCTGATCGATCGTGACGTGCGCAACGATTCCGATGGCGCGATCGCGGTGCCCTCTGGTGGGGATCGCGCCGATTTCGTATTCCTGACCAAAGATCAACTCGGCAAGCGCTATCCCGGCGTGTCGCTGGCCGGCCTGCCCGAACGCGGCGGCGCGGGGCTCGTGATCGTGGCCGACGTCGCAGCGGCGGAAAAGGCGCTGGGCGCGACCGGTGTGAAGGGCGCTAGCGGCGTTGTGGTGCCGCCCGCCGCCGGCAACGGCACCCTGCTCGCCTTCGTGAAAGCATAG
- a CDS encoding LVIVD repeat-containing protein, producing the protein MPELSRRQYLKQLGALAGTAAMSSLSAPAFAADAEIPPQGIGKGIKHISYSDIGGRPDSVQVMVNKKHVYVGHMFSDGVTILDASDPRNLKPTGFFTAGQYTRTHHLQVSDDLMLLANGANIVAMQSYDSMRGYFENNLADSITYRKKFRSGLSIHDISRPNEMREIAFLEMPGFGINRLWWPGGRYAYVSAHFDGFTDHILCIVDLQNTAKPEIVSRWWLPGMNRAAAEPDLPKGKRVALHHMITAGNRGYAAWRDGGFTIHDISDPAKPTLISRINWSPPFPGGTHTPLPLPKRGLAVVADEANAEKCAKGLFYTFIVDVRAPENPVPISTLPTPRERDFCSIGTFGPHNLHENRPGSFQSEETVFATYNTAGVRVFDIRDAFVPKEIAYWVPPVPGKLVDPRPNISLAAKTCDTYVTPEGLMYVSDWNAGMHVLQYEG; encoded by the coding sequence ATGCCTGAACTTTCGCGCCGCCAGTACTTGAAACAACTCGGTGCGCTGGCTGGGACCGCTGCGATGTCCAGTCTGTCTGCGCCCGCATTCGCTGCCGATGCCGAAATTCCTCCGCAAGGAATCGGGAAGGGCATCAAGCACATTTCCTACAGCGACATCGGCGGACGGCCCGACAGCGTACAGGTGATGGTCAACAAGAAGCACGTTTACGTCGGGCACATGTTCAGCGACGGCGTCACCATTCTGGATGCGTCGGACCCACGCAACCTGAAGCCCACAGGCTTCTTCACCGCGGGCCAGTACACGCGTACCCATCACCTGCAGGTTTCGGACGATCTGATGCTGCTTGCCAACGGCGCCAACATCGTGGCGATGCAATCCTATGACAGCATGCGCGGCTACTTCGAGAACAACCTGGCCGACAGCATCACCTACCGCAAGAAATTCCGGTCCGGCCTGTCGATCCACGACATCTCCAGGCCAAACGAGATGCGCGAAATTGCATTCCTCGAAATGCCTGGCTTCGGGATCAACCGCCTGTGGTGGCCGGGAGGACGCTACGCCTATGTCTCGGCGCATTTCGACGGCTTCACCGACCACATCCTGTGCATCGTCGACCTGCAGAACACGGCCAAGCCGGAGATCGTCTCCAGATGGTGGCTGCCCGGCATGAACCGCGCCGCCGCCGAGCCTGACTTGCCCAAAGGCAAGCGCGTCGCCCTGCATCACATGATCACCGCCGGTAACCGCGGCTATGCGGCGTGGCGCGATGGCGGCTTCACTATCCACGACATCAGCGATCCCGCAAAGCCCACACTGATTTCGCGCATCAACTGGTCGCCGCCTTTCCCCGGGGGAACGCATACGCCTCTGCCATTGCCCAAGCGGGGATTAGCCGTCGTGGCCGACGAGGCGAATGCCGAAAAATGCGCCAAGGGCTTGTTCTACACGTTCATTGTCGACGTCCGCGCTCCCGAAAATCCGGTGCCGATATCGACGCTGCCGACACCACGCGAACGCGATTTCTGCAGCATCGGGACGTTCGGGCCGCACAATTTGCACGAAAACCGGCCCGGCTCGTTCCAAAGTGAAGAGACGGTGTTCGCTACCTACAATACGGCTGGGGTGCGGGTGTTCGACATCAGGGATGCCTTCGTGCCGAAGGAGATTGCCTATTGGGTGCCGCCGGTGCCCGGCAAGCTGGTGGATCCGCGGCCTAACATTTCTCTGGCCGCAAAGACCTGCGACACCTACGTCACCCCGGAGGGGTTGATGTATGTCAGCGACTGGAACGCCGGCATGCATGTGCTGCAATACGAAGGCTAA
- a CDS encoding ABC transporter substrate-binding protein, with product MKNHPISRRTLLAGTAAAGALGLTGFPARAEVQWKKYAGTKLEVILAKGPRGDNLQKYIKEFTELTGIQVESEQIPEQQQRQKAVIELASGKPSFDVIHLSYHVQKRQFEKGGWLADMSGYMKDPNLTAPDLVENDFSAAGLQYAKNDKGQMLSLPWSVDYFILYYNKEMFQKKGVAVPKTFDEMVAAAEKLTDAKEGTFGFVGRGLRNANMTLWTNFFLNYGGEFLDSKGGILTDGPEAIEATKLYQTLLTKVAPPGVAGFNWMESMASFTQGRSAMWIDGVGWAPPLEDPAASRIVGKVGYTVVPAGPKGQYSATYGDGLGIAAASKNKEAAYLLCQWAVSKTQGARLLQAGGGVPFRNSILNDPEIQKGVKMPPEWLKSVIDSAKISKLGLPVIIPVAEFRDLVGAAITSTLAGADPAAELKKAHEQFRPILERSEKA from the coding sequence ATGAAAAATCATCCGATCTCGCGCCGCACACTTCTGGCTGGCACGGCCGCCGCCGGTGCGCTCGGCCTCACCGGCTTTCCCGCGCGCGCAGAGGTGCAATGGAAGAAATATGCCGGCACCAAGCTCGAGGTGATTCTCGCCAAGGGCCCGCGCGGCGACAATCTGCAGAAGTACATCAAGGAATTCACCGAACTCACGGGCATCCAGGTCGAATCCGAGCAGATCCCCGAGCAGCAACAGCGCCAGAAGGCCGTGATCGAACTCGCTTCGGGCAAGCCGAGTTTCGACGTCATTCATCTGAGCTATCACGTGCAGAAGCGGCAGTTCGAAAAAGGCGGCTGGCTTGCCGACATGTCCGGTTACATGAAGGACCCGAACCTCACCGCACCCGACCTCGTCGAGAACGACTTCTCGGCCGCGGGCCTGCAATACGCCAAGAACGACAAGGGGCAGATGCTGTCGCTGCCGTGGTCGGTCGATTACTTCATCCTCTATTACAACAAGGAGATGTTCCAGAAGAAAGGCGTCGCCGTTCCCAAGACCTTTGACGAGATGGTCGCGGCGGCCGAAAAACTCACCGACGCCAAGGAAGGTACGTTCGGTTTCGTCGGGCGCGGCTTGCGCAACGCCAACATGACGCTGTGGACCAACTTCTTCCTCAATTACGGCGGCGAATTCCTGGACAGCAAGGGCGGCATCCTGACCGATGGCCCCGAGGCGATCGAGGCCACCAAGCTCTATCAGACGCTGCTGACCAAGGTTGCGCCTCCCGGCGTCGCCGGCTTCAACTGGATGGAGTCGATGGCGTCGTTCACGCAAGGCCGCTCGGCGATGTGGATCGACGGCGTCGGCTGGGCGCCGCCGCTGGAAGACCCGGCCGCCTCGCGCATCGTCGGCAAGGTCGGCTACACCGTCGTGCCCGCGGGGCCGAAGGGACAATATTCGGCGACCTATGGCGACGGCCTCGGCATTGCGGCGGCCAGCAAGAACAAGGAAGCTGCCTATCTGCTGTGCCAGTGGGCGGTCTCGAAGACGCAAGGTGCGCGGCTGTTGCAGGCTGGCGGCGGCGTGCCGTTCCGCAACTCGATCCTCAACGATCCCGAAATTCAGAAGGGCGTGAAGATGCCGCCGGAGTGGCTGAAGTCGGTGATTGATTCCGCCAAGATCAGCAAGCTCGGCCTGCCTGTTATCATTCCGGTTGCGGAATTCCGCGACCTCGTCGGCGCGGCCATCACCTCGACCCTCGCAGGCGCCGATCCGGCCGCCGAATTGAAGAAGGCCCACGAGCAGTTCCGGCCGATCCTGGAGCGCAGCGAAAAAGCGTGA
- a CDS encoding carbohydrate ABC transporter permease: MSAVTQTTPAAAEAAPEREWRPPSYWPFVVPALVVVLAVIVFPWLFTIWMSLNQWKVGSPTTFVGLANYVRLPSDPRFVEAVGHTILYTVLSVLLPLIFGTFAAVVFHAKFPGRGFLRGIFIMPMMATPVAIALVWTMMFHPQLGVLNYLLSLVGLAPQLWVFHPGTVIPSLVLVETWQWTPLVMLIVLGGLAAIPTEPYESAQIDGAGVWQMFRYITLPLITPFLFIAGMIRMIDAVKSFDIIFAITQGGPGSASETINLYLYSVAFIYYDLGYGSAIAVVFFLLIVAMAAMMLHLRQRTLWTEIGGGA; encoded by the coding sequence GTGAGTGCTGTGACACAGACTACTCCGGCCGCGGCGGAAGCCGCGCCGGAGCGTGAATGGCGGCCACCGTCCTACTGGCCCTTCGTGGTGCCGGCGCTGGTCGTCGTGCTGGCCGTGATCGTGTTTCCATGGCTGTTCACGATCTGGATGAGCCTCAACCAGTGGAAGGTCGGCTCGCCGACCACCTTTGTCGGGCTCGCCAATTACGTGCGGCTGCCGAGCGATCCCCGCTTCGTCGAGGCGGTCGGACACACCATCCTTTACACCGTCCTCTCCGTGTTGCTGCCGCTGATCTTCGGCACGTTCGCCGCCGTGGTGTTTCACGCCAAATTCCCCGGGCGTGGCTTCCTGCGCGGGATCTTCATCATGCCGATGATGGCGACGCCCGTGGCGATCGCGCTGGTGTGGACCATGATGTTTCATCCACAGCTCGGCGTGCTCAATTACCTGCTCTCGCTGGTCGGCCTGGCGCCTCAGCTCTGGGTGTTTCACCCGGGGACGGTTATCCCGTCGCTGGTACTGGTCGAGACCTGGCAATGGACGCCGCTGGTGATGCTGATCGTGCTCGGTGGCCTGGCCGCGATCCCGACCGAACCTTACGAAAGCGCGCAAATCGACGGCGCCGGCGTCTGGCAGATGTTCCGCTACATCACCCTGCCGCTGATCACGCCGTTCCTGTTCATCGCCGGGATGATCCGCATGATCGACGCGGTAAAGAGCTTCGATATCATCTTTGCGATCACGCAAGGAGGGCCCGGCTCGGCGTCGGAGACCATCAATCTCTATCTCTACAGCGTCGCCTTCATCTATTACGACCTCGGCTATGGTTCGGCGATCGCGGTGGTGTTCTTCCTGCTCATCGTTGCGATGGCGGCCATGATGCTACACTTGCGCCAGCGCACCCTGTGGACCGAGATCGGCGGTGGCGCATGA
- a CDS encoding carbohydrate ABC transporter permease, producing the protein MSLRQILGKIGLWFAVLVIVSPAILFFLWMASLSLKFEVDNAAYPPVFFPERIAWKNYADVLASNRFLTYFVNSLIVTGSATGLAMLVGVPAGYGIARMAAHKSAIVILIARITPGLSYLIPLFLLFQWLGLLGTLVPQIIIHLVVTVPIVIWIMIGYFETTPLELEEAALIDGATRWQVFRHVALPIARPGLAVAFILAVIFSWNNFVFGIVLAGRETRTLPVAVYNMISFDQLSWGPLAAAALIVTFPVLLLTVLAQRQIVAGLTAGAVKGG; encoded by the coding sequence ATGAGCCTGCGTCAGATCCTCGGCAAGATCGGGCTCTGGTTCGCAGTGCTCGTCATCGTATCGCCAGCCATCCTGTTCTTCCTCTGGATGGCCTCGCTGTCGCTAAAATTCGAGGTCGACAACGCCGCCTATCCGCCGGTCTTCTTCCCCGAGCGCATTGCCTGGAAAAACTACGCCGATGTGCTGGCGTCGAACCGCTTCCTGACCTACTTCGTCAACAGCCTGATCGTGACGGGCAGCGCCACCGGGCTCGCGATGCTGGTCGGCGTGCCCGCCGGCTATGGGATCGCGCGCATGGCGGCGCACAAATCCGCGATCGTGATCCTGATCGCCCGCATCACGCCGGGATTGTCCTATCTCATTCCGCTGTTCCTGCTGTTTCAGTGGCTCGGATTGCTCGGCACGCTGGTGCCGCAGATCATCATCCATCTGGTGGTGACGGTGCCGATCGTGATCTGGATCATGATCGGCTATTTCGAGACCACGCCGCTCGAGCTCGAAGAGGCCGCCCTGATCGACGGCGCCACGCGCTGGCAGGTGTTTCGCCATGTGGCGTTGCCGATCGCGCGGCCGGGACTGGCGGTCGCCTTCATCCTCGCGGTGATCTTCTCCTGGAACAACTTTGTGTTCGGCATCGTGCTGGCCGGACGGGAAACGCGCACGCTTCCCGTCGCGGTCTACAACATGATCTCGTTCGACCAGTTGAGCTGGGGACCGCTGGCGGCGGCCGCGCTGATCGTGACGTTCCCGGTGCTGCTGCTGACGGTATTGGCGCAGCGGCAGATCGTTGCCGGGTTGACCGCTGGTGCAGTCAAGGGCGGATAA
- a CDS encoding regulator yields MSTGTTGTAGTFTFKPVLWTPGDWNAFFGFGTNILVNMLVLTGLLRFVLKMPDSLVFGRILPALGLMMCLSTFYYAWLAYKLAQKTGRSDVCALPSGVSVPHMFIVTFVIMLPITLKTGDPIKGWSAGLVWVFFQSFILMIGGFIAPYIRKITPRAALLGTLAGVSVTFISMRPALEMYMTPQIGLVCFAIILVSWFGGVKYWKGMPAGLVAIAVGMIIAWGSNLFGLGLGGLSLKGVGDAFANFGFSVPLPAVGHVFSGFEFLGIILVTAIPFGIYDLVEAMDNVESAEAAGDEYPTTRVLTADGVVSLIGCLMGNPFINAVYIGHPGWKAMGGRIGYSAATGIIVVLLSWFGIISVLLALVPVVAISPILLYIGMLIGAQAFQTTPVKHAPAIVLALTPHLAAWAKLQIDTMLASTMMAAQTVGGLAADKVDAVKIAAIASLPQQGVIYHGLEVMGGGSILAGLVLGAIGVFVIERDFLKASAFALAGAVMTYFGFMHGEAVGIGGGLGVTPGVALAYLVMSGGLYALARTSPGESYSSHSDMPVAAPAE; encoded by the coding sequence ATGAGCACGGGCACGACGGGGACTGCAGGCACATTCACTTTCAAGCCGGTATTGTGGACGCCGGGCGACTGGAACGCTTTCTTCGGTTTCGGCACCAACATCCTGGTCAACATGCTGGTGCTGACCGGCCTGTTGCGCTTCGTGCTGAAGATGCCTGATTCACTTGTGTTCGGCCGCATCCTGCCGGCGCTCGGCCTGATGATGTGCCTCTCGACGTTCTATTACGCCTGGCTCGCCTACAAGTTGGCGCAGAAGACCGGCCGCAGTGACGTCTGCGCGCTGCCGTCTGGCGTCAGCGTGCCGCATATGTTCATCGTCACCTTCGTGATCATGCTGCCGATTACGCTCAAGACCGGCGATCCCATCAAAGGCTGGTCGGCCGGCCTGGTCTGGGTGTTCTTCCAGAGTTTTATCCTGATGATCGGCGGCTTCATCGCGCCTTACATCCGGAAGATCACCCCGCGCGCGGCGTTGCTCGGCACGCTGGCCGGCGTCTCCGTCACCTTCATCTCGATGCGTCCGGCGTTAGAGATGTACATGACGCCACAGATCGGGCTGGTGTGCTTCGCCATCATTCTGGTGAGCTGGTTCGGCGGCGTGAAATATTGGAAGGGCATGCCGGCCGGCCTCGTCGCCATTGCGGTGGGCATGATCATCGCCTGGGGATCGAACCTGTTCGGCCTCGGGCTCGGCGGCCTGAGCCTGAAGGGCGTCGGCGATGCCTTTGCGAATTTCGGCTTCTCGGTCCCGTTGCCGGCCGTTGGTCACGTCTTCTCCGGCTTCGAATTCCTCGGCATCATTCTGGTCACGGCAATTCCGTTCGGCATCTATGACCTCGTCGAGGCCATGGATAATGTCGAAAGCGCGGAAGCGGCCGGCGACGAATATCCGACCACGCGGGTGCTGACGGCCGATGGCGTCGTCAGCCTGATCGGCTGCCTGATGGGCAATCCCTTCATCAACGCCGTCTATATCGGCCATCCCGGCTGGAAGGCGATGGGCGGGAGGATCGGCTATTCCGCCGCGACCGGAATCATAGTGGTGCTGCTAAGCTGGTTCGGAATCATCTCGGTCTTGCTGGCGCTGGTGCCCGTGGTCGCGATCTCGCCGATCCTGCTCTATATCGGCATGCTGATCGGCGCGCAGGCGTTCCAGACCACGCCCGTCAAGCATGCGCCCGCGATCGTGCTGGCGCTGACGCCGCATCTGGCGGCCTGGGCTAAGTTGCAGATCGACACCATGTTGGCCTCGACCATGATGGCCGCGCAGACGGTAGGCGGACTTGCGGCCGACAAGGTCGACGCGGTCAAGATCGCTGCGATCGCGTCATTGCCGCAGCAAGGCGTGATCTATCACGGCCTCGAAGTGATGGGCGGCGGCTCGATCCTCGCCGGCCTCGTGCTGGGTGCGATCGGCGTGTTCGTGATCGAGCGCGATTTCCTCAAGGCTTCGGCCTTCGCGCTGGCCGGCGCCGTCATGACCTATTTCGGCTTCATGCACGGTGAAGCCGTCGGCATCGGCGGCGGTCTCGGCGTCACGCCGGGCGTCGCGCTGGCTTACCTCGTGATGTCGGGCGGCCTGTACGCCTTGGCGAGGACGAGTCCAGGCGAGAGCTACAGTTCGCATTCGGACATGCCGGTTGCGGCACCGGCAGAGTAG
- a CDS encoding cysteine hydrolase family protein, whose protein sequence is MANSAKLRAEPGPIELDWAATALLIIDMQRDFMEPGGFGETLGNDVSQLARAVKPIASVLKAAREAGMLVIHTREGHLPDLSDAPPAKVERGAPSLRIGDPGPMGRILIRGEAGQDIIPELYPLDSEIVIDKPGKGAFYATELGDVLQRYGIENLLVCGVTTEVCVNTTVREANDRGYRCVVLADGCASYFPEFHEMGLKMIKAQGGIFGWVSDSAAVLEALSPEIPRTAAAR, encoded by the coding sequence ATGGCGAACTCAGCAAAGCTCAGAGCGGAGCCGGGGCCGATCGAGCTCGACTGGGCGGCGACCGCGCTTCTCATCATCGACATGCAGCGCGATTTCATGGAGCCGGGCGGTTTTGGCGAGACGCTCGGCAACGACGTCAGCCAGCTTGCCCGGGCAGTGAAGCCGATCGCCTCCGTGCTGAAGGCTGCGCGCGAAGCCGGCATGTTGGTCATTCACACCCGCGAGGGCCATCTGCCCGATCTCTCCGACGCGCCGCCGGCCAAGGTCGAGCGCGGCGCGCCGTCGTTGCGCATCGGCGATCCCGGGCCGATGGGGCGCATTCTCATTCGCGGCGAGGCCGGCCAGGACATCATTCCCGAATTGTATCCGCTCGACAGCGAGATCGTGATCGACAAGCCGGGGAAGGGCGCGTTCTACGCTACCGAACTCGGCGACGTGCTGCAGCGCTACGGTATCGAGAATTTGCTGGTCTGCGGCGTCACCACCGAGGTCTGCGTCAACACCACCGTGCGCGAAGCCAACGACCGCGGCTATCGCTGCGTGGTGCTGGCAGATGGCTGCGCGTCCTATTTTCCCGAGTTTCACGAGATGGGCCTGAAGATGATCAAGGCCCAGGGCGGCATTTTTGGCTGGGTCTCGGACTCGGCCGCGGTGCTGGAAGCGCTTTCACCGGAGATTCCAAGAACGGCAGCAGCGAGGTGA
- a CDS encoding allantoate amidohydrolase — protein sequence MPGDEIVSRINQLGAISETGEHLARIFLSPEHRIAADLLMSWMKEAGMAAHLDAIGNVCGRYEGDRPGLPCLMLGSHYDTVRDAGKWDGPLGVITAIACVADLNRRGVRLPFAIEVVGFADEEGVRFASTLLGSRAVAGTFDESVLNARDANGLTMREAMVQFGLDPEHIGAAARPRRELHAYVELHIEQGPVLEQQNLPVGVVTAISGATRLAANFSGMAGHAGTVPMGLRRDALAGAAECIIAVEEFCKTDGAGLVGTVGAITALPGATNVIPGRVSFTLDIRAPTDAHRKLAVAEIVRRIEAIAKRRELALQIDVTHESRTVPCAPWLKTQVAEAVAAEAYPVFELPSGAGHDGMAMIDIADVAMLFVRCRGGISHNPAEHVELADVDAGARVLLRLIENFRPRDAGSSV from the coding sequence ATGCCCGGCGATGAAATCGTAAGCCGGATCAATCAGCTCGGAGCGATTTCCGAGACGGGCGAACATCTGGCTCGGATATTCCTTTCGCCCGAGCATCGCATCGCCGCCGATCTCCTGATGTCGTGGATGAAAGAGGCCGGAATGGCCGCGCATCTCGACGCCATCGGCAATGTCTGCGGCCGCTATGAAGGCGACCGTCCGGGGTTGCCGTGCCTGATGCTGGGCTCGCACTACGACACCGTGCGCGACGCCGGCAAATGGGACGGCCCGCTCGGCGTGATCACGGCGATTGCCTGCGTCGCCGATCTGAACCGGCGTGGCGTGCGGTTGCCGTTCGCGATCGAGGTCGTCGGTTTCGCCGACGAGGAGGGCGTGCGCTTTGCCTCCACCTTGCTCGGCAGCCGGGCGGTCGCCGGAACTTTTGATGAAAGCGTGCTCAATGCGCGCGATGCGAACGGCCTCACCATGCGCGAGGCGATGGTGCAGTTTGGGCTCGATCCGGAGCATATCGGCGCGGCGGCGCGCCCCCGCCGCGAGCTGCATGCCTATGTCGAACTGCATATCGAGCAGGGGCCGGTGCTGGAACAACAGAACCTTCCCGTCGGTGTGGTCACGGCAATATCAGGTGCCACGCGGCTGGCGGCGAACTTCTCCGGCATGGCAGGCCACGCCGGCACGGTGCCGATGGGGCTGCGGCGCGATGCGCTGGCAGGCGCCGCCGAATGCATCATCGCGGTCGAGGAATTTTGCAAGACGGACGGTGCAGGACTGGTCGGCACGGTCGGCGCCATCACCGCGCTGCCGGGTGCGACCAACGTCATTCCAGGAAGGGTCTCGTTTACGCTGGACATTCGCGCGCCGACGGACGCCCACCGCAAGCTCGCCGTCGCCGAGATCGTGCGGCGGATCGAGGCCATCGCGAAACGGCGCGAACTCGCGCTGCAGATCGACGTCACCCACGAAAGCCGCACCGTGCCCTGCGCGCCATGGCTGAAAACGCAGGTGGCGGAGGCCGTTGCGGCCGAAGCCTATCCCGTGTTCGAACTGCCGAGCGGGGCAGGGCATGACGGCATGGCGATGATTGATATCGCCGATGTCGCCATGCTGTTCGTACGCTGCCGCGGCGGCATCAGCCATAACCCGGCCGAGCATGTCGAGCTCGCCGACGTCGACGCCGGCGCGCGGGTGCTGCTGCGGCTGATCGAGAATTTTAGGCCAAGGGATGCGGGTAGCTCCGTCTGA